Proteins encoded together in one Juglans regia cultivar Chandler chromosome 9, Walnut 2.0, whole genome shotgun sequence window:
- the LOC108982446 gene encoding uncharacterized protein LOC108982446 translates to MANGGNERWGTMTVLKMNLNRTATTPYHNNRRSRPWSHSRTRTALVAVVALLLSTAAWLSLVFSGTTTHCWHRFKDWEGSPHSLHWAWRNRRRSHLPSSSVFSSPPLRHQFSPHNRTRGDDLSLRHVVFGIAGSSRLWKRRKEFVRLWWRPHDMRGHVWLEEAVPREEGDDSLPPVMVSEDISRFRYTNPTGHPSGLRISRIVTECFRLGLQDVRWFVLGDDDTIFNADNLVAVLRKYDPSEMVYIGSPSESHSANTYFSHSMAFGGGGIAISRPLAEALSNIQDDCLDRYPKLYGSDDRLYACISELGVPLTRELGFHQWDIRGDAHGLLSSHPIAPFVSIHHIDAVDPFYPGLSSLDSLKLFAKAMRLEPRSFLQRSICYDRAHSLTFSVSLGYVVQVFPNIVLARELERSELTYTAWNKIRERNEFDFDTRDPYSSVCKKPILFFLKDVTRQGNATLGSYARARGREDLKRKVICFPRSVPLRYVSNIQVVGYPLSKNWHLVPRRLCCKLNQTSEEGLRLTVGQCGKAVFSSVTDFA, encoded by the exons ATGGCGAACGGTGGAAATGAACGTTGGGGGACTATGACGGTGTTGAAGATGAACCTGAACCGCACCGCGACGACGCCCTACCATAACAATCGTCGAAGCCGTCCGTGGAGTCATAGCCGCACGCGCACTGCCCTCGTGGCCGTCGTGGCGCTCCTCCTTTCCACCGCCGCCTGGCTCTCTCTTGTCTTTTCCGGTACCACCACCCACTGCTGGCACCGGTTCAAGGATTGGGAAGGCAGCCCCCATTCTCTCCATTGGGCCTGGAGAAACCGTCGTCGTTcccatcttccttcttcttcagtCTTCTCCTCGCCACCGTTGCGGCATCAGTTTTCCCCTCACAATCGTACCCGGGGGGATGATTTGTCCCTACGACACGTCGTGTTTGGCATAGCCGGTTCCTCGCGGCTCTGGAAACGGCGCAAGGAATTCGTGAGGCTCTGGTGGCGTCCTCACGATATGCGGGGCCACGTCTGGCTGGAAGAGGCGGTGCCTCGCGAGGAGGGGGATGATTCCTTGCCTCCCGTCATGGTTTCCGAGGACATATCTCGCTTCCGCTACACCAATCCCACCGGCCACCCTTCTGGACTCCGCATTTCCCGCATAGTCACCGAGTGCTTCCGCCTGGGCTTACAGGATGTACGCTGGTTCGTTCTGGGAGACGATGACACCATTTTCAATGCCGATAATCTCGTCGCTGTTCTCCGCAAGTACGATCCATCCGAGATGGTTTACATCGGGAGTCCATCAGAGAGCCATTCTGCCAATACCTATTTCAGCCACTCCATGGCTTTTGGCGGTGGTGGGATCGCTATCAGCCGCCCGCTGGCCGAGGCACTCTCCAACATTCAGGATGACTGCCTCGACAGGTATCCCAAGCTCTACGGAAGTGATGATCGACTCTATGCCTGCATTTCTGAACTCGGCGTTCCCCTAACAAGGGAACTTGGCTTCCATCAG TGGGATATTCGGGGTGATGCACACGGTCTTCTATCCTCTCACCCCATTGCCCCTTTTGTCTCAATTCACCATATCGATGCTGTTGATCCTTTTTATCCGGGCTTGAGCTCGCTGGATAGCTTGAAACTCTTTGCAAAGGCCATGAGGCTCGAACCCAGAAGTTTCTTGCAGCGATCAATCTGCTATGACCGAGCACATAGCCTCACTTTTTCAGTCTCACTTGGTTACGTGGTTCAAGTTTTCCCAAACATCGTTCTCGCCCGTGAACTGGAACGTTCAGAGCTCACCTACACTGCATGGAACAAAATACGTGAGAGGAACGAATTCGACTTCGACACTAGGGATCCTTATTCATCTGTGTGCAAGAAACCTatcctttttttcttgaaaGATGTAACAAGACAAGGTAATGCTACACTGGGTTCATATGCGCGGGCCAGAGGAAGAGAAGATTTGAAGAGGAAAGTTATCTGCTTTCCACGTTCGGTTCCTCTCCGCTATGTGAGCAATATTCAGGTCGTTGGGTATCCACTGAGCAAGAATTGGCATTTG GTACCTCGTCGGTTATGTTGCAAATTGAATCAAACCTCTGAAGAAGGTCTTAGATTAACAGTTGGACAGTGTGGGAAGGCAGTTTTTAGTTCTGTCACCGATTTTGCTTGA